CGCGCAGATCTTCTCCTTCGACGACGGCCACCTCCACGAGATCTCCTACGAAGACACCGCGCCGCTTCAAATCGTCCGCCGCTTCACCAGCGACCGAGAAAGCTTCCTGCAGGAGCTCTTCCATGAGACCCCTTCCCTGTTCGAGGAACCCGACAAGCGATAGTCCTCGCTCCTCCCGAGGCGAAAATTCCAGCCGCATCACACCACCAAAAAACCAGCAAAACTCCATGTCAAGTCCACAAAACGTGGATAAGCTAGTGGTGTGGTCAAGTCAATCACGATTCCACGAACTCCTCAAAGAGTTCCACGATCTTCAAGACGTCTTCTCGGTAAAAAGGGAGCGTCTCCAGCGCTCCCGTCTCTCCTCCAAGATCCTCCTCCTCGAACATTACCTCGAAGGACGCGCTTCCTGGATCTTTGATATGGAGGCCCCCGTTCGAATTTCAGGAAAAATGGAAGAAAATCAGCTCTTCATGTACTTCCTCTATGGGTCTCCCCATATTGATCTTCCACCTCAATGTCGCCAATAGAAGAGTAGTGAATGACTGGAATGAGAATCCTGTGTTTGTCTCTGATGTCGAGTTTGTGCAGGGGCCAAACGGTAAATCACCTCCACGGTAAGGCTTTATCTCGCTTATGAGGAACTTGCAGAAATTGGGGGCGGAAGCAGCTATCTTCAAGTCGTGACTTGTGACCGGTCCTGGTAGGGCGAAGTGCGTGGGTCCTCCCGTTGGTCGGGTGATGATTGCTATGCTTCCATGGCGCCGGAGTAGACGGCCATTCCTGCTACGGCGTCGACTCCCATTGCGTCTAGTGCGTCTACTTCGCTGCGCTCTTTGATGCCTCCGGCTACGATTAATTGTTTGGCGGTGCAGGCTCTGAGGATCGCGGCTACGTCGAGGGGGAAGCCCTGCATCGTGCCTTCAGTGTCTACGTGGGTGTAGAGGAAGGCGGCGCAGTAGTCTTCGAGCCAGGTGATGGCCTCTTCGGGGGTGAGGTCGACGGAGTCTTTCCAGCCTTTGATGGCGACTCTTCCGGCCTTGGTGTCGACACTGAAGACGAGTGCCTCTTCGCCGAGTGAGGACTTGAGGCCTTCGGCGAACTCGAGATAGATGAGCTTGTGGCGGCGGATGTGGTCGGGCTCCGCCGGGCGGAAGAGGCTGGAGCCGTAGATGACTCGCTTGGCTCCCGCCTCGAGGAGGAGTTTGCCGTCTTCGGCGGTTTTCAAGCCGCCGCCTACCTGGCAGGGGAGACGCTTCGCGATCATCTCGATGAGGGCGCGGTTGTTGCCTAGACGCATGGCGGCGTCGAGGTCGATCAACTGGACTAGAGGGTACTTCGCGAACCGTTCGATCCAGTACTCGAAGTCGTCGAAGGCCAGCTTGAGCTTTTCGCCTTGGACTAACTGGACGATACGGCCGCCCATCAGGTCGATTGAGGGTATTAACATTTTCTTCTTTCTTTTCGGTTCCTGCTCCGAGCAAAATGCAGGTCCTTCGACTGCGCCTCTCACGATGAGGCTGTGAGAGGCTTCGCTCAGGATGACACGGTATGGGGTTGGTGGAGGAACAGCAGATTCCTCCGCTTCGCTGCGGAATGACAACAAGGGGCAGGCAACAGCAACGCAACCGCAACGGCAACGACAACAGCAACAGCAACGACAACAGCAACAGCAACGACAACAGCAACGACAACAGCAACGACAACGACAACGACAACAGCAACGACAACGACAACGACAACAGCAACGACAACGACAACGACAACGACAATAGCAACAGCAACGACAACAGCAACCGCAGATTCCTCCGCTTCGCTGCGGAATGACAACAAAAGGGCAAGCGACAACAACGACACTGCAACTGAACTGCAACTGAAACTCAAACTGCAAGAGCAACCACAACTGCAGAGACCGCTGCGGCCTTAGCTGAAGCCTACGACGGGGTGGGGGATGTAGGGTTCTTCCAGGGACGTTATCTCTTCCGGTGTGAGCTTGACGGAGAGGGCGGC
This Tunturibacter gelidoferens DNA region includes the following protein-coding sequences:
- a CDS encoding HisA/HisF-related TIM barrel protein; protein product: MLIPSIDLMGGRIVQLVQGEKLKLAFDDFEYWIERFAKYPLVQLIDLDAAMRLGNNRALIEMIAKRLPCQVGGGLKTAEDGKLLLEAGAKRVIYGSSLFRPAEPDHIRRHKLIYLEFAEGLKSSLGEEALVFSVDTKAGRVAIKGWKDSVDLTPEEAITWLEDYCAAFLYTHVDTEGTMQGFPLDVAAILRACTAKQLIVAGGIKERSEVDALDAMGVDAVAGMAVYSGAMEA